Sequence from the Phragmites australis chromosome 6, lpPhrAust1.1, whole genome shotgun sequence genome:
TCATGTTCATTGCCACTGATAAGTGATCAGTGGTTGTCTCGGCGTCTTGCAAGTGTGAGTTGTAAGCAAGAGGGCTCTTGTCTGTTCAGACGAGTAAATAAAACTGGGACCCTTAGTTTAATGTTAGTTGGACATTaatgtgcaattttttttatcaaattagacatctTAAATTCGAGTCAGATTCTAAATTATTGAATTGTATTTCAAGTATTTAAATTTTCTTTACTAAATTAGACATTCGAATCTAAATGAGATTCTGATACTCATCGAGATAGCACTGGCTCGGTCTAGGGTATTTGCTACTATATGCGTTCTATCCTCGGATGCTGAAAGCCGTAGATACTGAAATGAACTCCGATAAAAAAAGAGGATCTGCAGCTGCCGTTGGATTGATTGATATTTACTCTAAAGATCACGATCCGACGGCTGCAAACGCCACCATCCTTACTTGTCGACCAGAAAAGGAATCGGCTGCCGGCcgttctcttcttctcttctctttctccccGCGTGTTTATTCACGCCCAAACccccaaaaataaataaaaaacaaacaaaaaagcgCATCATCTCAATTCCCACACGCTGCCGGCCCCCGCCGCCCCAAATCCGGAAGGGAAACCCGCCGACGCCGTCGCGGCTTCCGAGGCGCAGCGCAGCCCTTCCATGGCCTCCTCCAACTCcgactccgccgccgccggggccgACGACCTCGACCAGCTTCTCGACAGCGCCCTCGACGACTTCACCAGCCTCGATCTCTCGGCCTCCGCCGCTCCCAATAGGTCCACCTCTGCTCCCCCACGGAGTCAAAAGCTTCCGCTAAGATTTTTGAGCGAATCGCTGACTGTCGTGTCTCTCTCTGCAGCGGCGGCGAGGCCTCCGGGTCGGCTTCGGCGTCGGGGTCGGGGGCCAAAGGGCCGGTGAAGGGGCTGGGGTTGGGGCTGCCGGACCCCAAGGCGCCGAGGCGGCGCGCGGCGAAGCAGACCCCGCCGCCGCCTAGGGGCGCGTACGCGTCGGAGGCGCTCGAGAAGCTGACACGCGAGACCCGGGAGGCGGTGCGCGGCCTCGAGACGGCCACCGGGGGTGTCGCGGGGCTGGACGACGACGCGATGATGGAGGAGTTCGTCAAGCAGTTCGAGGAGTTCGCAGGGGCGCAGGTACGATTGCTTTAGCCTGCCTGTTCAACGGAAAATAGTAAGAGTTTGTTACTTATTGCACAATTGCAGGTACAATTGCTGGATGATTGTTTCGTTCAGGATAATATCTGATAGTTTGTTACTTAATTTAATAATCGAAGTGCATTTTATATGACTGAAATGAACCATTGGGTAATTCATTTCTTTTGACATTTCGTCCAAAGGTGCTGTCAGGCTACTGCTTGATGTTAGAGCATATGTAATTTACAGAGTAAAGTTACCAGTATATGGAAAATTTAGAAGATGTTAGAGCGCAGGCTGCTCATTTTGCCTGTATCCTGGTAAAATATTTGCTATGTTGAAGTCCAATGGATGAATCAACACTTGGGAGGCATGGAAGTTAGGGCATTACTGCTTACTCGTGTATAGAGATGCTGTTTGGTTTCTTATAAGATTCTTTACTTGAGAACGCAAATGCAGTTGCCTATGGAAGGGAAGAGGTTTTCTTTCTGAGCAGCAGCTGTAGTGATTTGACTGTTTATAAATAGGGAACTAGACAATCACTCAATCAGAGATTTGATAAATTGGGGACTGCAATTGTTAGCTGCAGCTTGGCAATTTGGCATTGGAGTGGATACTTGATTTAAGCAAACTTGATTGTTCCAGAAGTTAACCCTGATCCTATATGCTATGTATTCAAACGTGCAATGATATTGTTACATACTTACATTTACCATGCATTATTGTCACTATGACACTTTAAGACAGCACAGTTTAGAAGAGTATGTAACTTTATATGCATAATAGCTTTCCTGCTGAATGTACTGTTCCAGTCATTGGATCTAAAAGCTCTCTTGGTACATCAGCTTCCTAGCTGATTATGGAGCCaccataagtaacttagcagAATAGTTGTTTCATTAGAAGAAAATTCTATAGTCTATTGCTTGTTGTACTAAGAGAAGTGCATTTGATTTGACTGAACCATTGGatatttcatttcttttgacATTTCATCTTAAGTTGTTGTCATGTTACTGTTTGATGTTAAAGCATAGTTAATttatagagtaaatttcacaagaCTACGTATTTTATAGTCATGTTTTCTGAAAACCACATGTTTTTTTACTAGTTGCAACTGACCCCAGGTTTTATGGCCATAATGTTTCTCAAAACCCCGCCCCAACATAATCACAGCTCATTGGCACTTCCATACGCTCTGCTTTTCTATCCACTCCATCCAACAGGATGTGATTTTGTGAAATCTTTTGACCATTAAATATGCTGTCAAGTGCCATGGTATAGGAATCTTGGATTTTTTGAAACCTTATCACCATTAAACATGGTGTTAATTGACACTGGCTAAATGAAACTAGGGTTTTATTTTACTACGACCATGGAACCAGTGGTTTTGTGATTTACTCTACTTTTTACTTTGCGCCTATACATTTAAGAGCTAATACTTTTCTTttatcatccacaggatatgGACTCTATTGTTGAAACAATGATGCAGCAACTTTTATCCAAGGAGATTCTTCATGAGCCCATGAAGGACATTGTGGAAAAATATCCAAAATGGCTGGAGGATAACAAAGATAAAATAAGCAAAGAAGAATGCAAGCGTTACAACAATCAGCTTGAACTCATGGTGAAGCTTATTGAGGTCTACGAAAATGATCCTGAGAACATGACTAAGATTTTTGACATCATGCAAAACATGCAAGAATGTGGTCAGCCCCCTAGTGATCTTGTCCAAGATATTATTCCTGATCTGGATCTGAGCAAGTTGGGACAACTGTGAGTCTTGCATATGTTTCCAGTAAACCATACTGCCATTTATGATTTTTATGCATGTTCATGCCAACCGAAGTCTATAATCAAAAGGCTTGTGGGCTATTCTCTCTGTTTGAAAGCCTAGCATGCATTTTCTTGACAAAATCTTAAAATGTTTGTCCAACAATTGTTCCAACGACATATTGATCTGGTCACAAAAATATCATTGCTAGACTTCTCTCTAGATATGCTTTTAAGGGATTGTAATTTTGTTGTTATTACTGAAGATCATTGGAAAAACAAATAGTTTGAAACATAAGGACGAACTGtggtaaaaaaaatcttatccTGGCCTAGCTAATTAAGAACTCTGTGTTCCTCTGACCATTCACTATGATATAATTTAAATCCACTTTAAAATTTCATGCCGTTAGTAAATAAGTGATAATTCTTGGTCATCTGCTttttcaaatatgaaatatcaTTTTACTAGTCAATTTTTAATTGTACAACTATTGGCACACCTTCTATTAGTACATTCTTTGGTGGTGACTGGCAATATGAACAAGTTATGTAGCACATGGCAAGTTGAATATGGTTAGTTCAGATAATATTATAGTTGAACATCAATTGCACTTTAATGTTTGAAAGAAATAAACTATCTTGTATGTTTCCACTGTAATGTTTAAAAAGTAGAGAAGCTGCCTTGTAGAAGTAGATTAAGTAGCcattctcaaattcaaattccagTGTTGTTTTTTATAACTTGTTTTAGCTTTACTTGAATTTCCGTATTTCATTTGTGTGTAGTGTGACTAGAGTTTGCGCTATTGCGGGCCTGTTTGGTAGATTTCCAGCTCCACGAATTCTTAGAGCAGGGTATTTCTAGCTCCAGAAGTTTATGGAGCAGAGGGTACACTAGAGGTGTTTTAAGTGAGTCATCTTGTTTTCATTCTAGACTGAAAATAGATACTTAAACCATTTTATATTAACTTATAAACACCAGATCTGAGGTGAAACTGGGAGTTGGAGCCCTACCAAACAGGATCTGCGTAGTATTCATAGAGTAGATTATTTACCTAATGCTATCTCAATGTTCATACTAGCATAAGATATGTGGTATATACATCGGATTTACGTCCCATATCTGACTATTTACAATTTCTTCTATGTTACAGGTCTCCCGAGATGCTTGAATCAGCACCAAATTGTTGCGTAATGTGATGAGCGAAATATTTCATTGTGGATGCAAATTCCATGGAGTTTACCTTACCTGTACCTTTCCCCTCTTGGATTTTGTAGTTTGAAGATAAGTTTCGTTTGGATAATTTGTAAAGCCTCAAAGATATATAATGAGTTCAATGTTCTTTCTGATTCTTGAATGGAAGCTATATTCTTTCCAGTTGATGTACTGTAATACCCTTGCGGCCCTATATACATGCCATCTTTCAAATCTGTTCTTAAATAATCTTTAGTGATGCATTTCTGTTCGACAAAGTATTAGTTTGGGTCGTGTGAAGTCAACTATTTGAACTTTggtcattttttttaagattctaAGATTTAATGACCGGAGGTGATTTAAATAGTTATTTAGAACAGtaatttcataatattataatgTTGGTATTCATATTACAACAGATATTAATTATCAAAGCAGTATTTTCCATGCTGCTGTCTCAGTGTTCGTCTTCTTTGACCGGAGGAGGTGGTATCCTAAGAGGAATAGTTTGATTTGTTCTCGATTGTTGTGCAAAATACCATGTAGAAGCACGAGCGTTGTAACAGTAACGCAAAGCAAAAGGACATACACGACATGGCGGCGTGTGCGCGCATCTGCACGACGCGCGCGCATGATTCGCATGGCAGCAAGCCAGTTCTGGGTGCGGCATCTCTTTCGTCAGCTGCCTCCAAACGCCAAACATGAGACAACCACCACGACCACCTTCAGCGAGCAGTGCTGGAGCATGGCCTCGCTCCAGCCACCTCGCCGTTCTTCTTGGCCAGCCACGTCCCCGCCGCGCGAGGGCTCTGCAGGTCGCTGCCCCCAACTCACGTCCCCTTGAGGCCGCCTGCACCAAGGACATCAGGCCAGGGCACAAAACTGAGGTTCTCCCAGGACATTCGTAGTTAGCAGCTCCATGTATATTTTTCTTGGAATAGAAAAGGGAGTAGTGATTGCATTAAAAACTTCGATTTTGAGGTTCACTTCAAGTTCGAACTAAATCCGACGGATGTGGATCCAAATCTTGTGTCCGAACATGACCATATGACATGCACATATGTGTATCTGTGGTCTGTAGGGCGGACATATTATTCGAAGCGGAGATGACGGTCCGTGACTGCGAGCTTGACCGGTACGGGGTTGTCAACAATGCCATGTATGCTGGTTACATCGAGAAAGGTCGGCCATTATCAGTACACAGATGAATATCTGAGTTAAACATAGACTATATATACATTTTTACGAGCTCGAATTactgttttttcctttttcgtacCTTGATCGATATTAATCGATCAGCTCGAGAAGAGATGGTTGCAAGCCTTGGCATCAGAACAGGCTCGATCGCACGAACAGGCAAAGCTATGGCACTCTCCGAGCTGAACCTCAAGTACTTCGCGCCTCTTAAGGTACGCATGTCAGATGCCGATCTACTTGATTGGCTTAATCAATTTGCCATTTGTTTGTTCCGACGAGATTTGCTTTTCAGTAATGCATTGGTCAGCGATGGTACCGACACATTTCGCGTCGATCAGCTCATGAAATCTGCCGTTGTCAGCTTAGGTTGATTATTTACCGCACTTtgcttaaaattcaaaattagacaacatataagatcgtatttatcaaaataaaaaatatattatcatatttataattttagcgtCCGTATTTAACATCTTATTTactaaaaactgactttcggtacaccgtaaataaaaaaacacagatctagccatattcgacacacaaGGTACCGAATATGGCTTGTACTGGCTGCGGGCACTTTaatgttgtcattttatgtcGAGAAACTCATGTGTCGTTACAGGCCATATTTAGCATACGAGGTGCCTTCAGCACCTCAAGTGACAGATATATCTGTTTTTTAACATATGAGATGTCAAATATGAGTTACAGTGCCATATTCAACACCTTGTGTATCAAATACATCTAATTTTCGATATATGAGGTATCAAATATGGGTTACAGTGTCATATTCGACACCTTGTGTGTCGAATATGACTTTGCCTGTGTTTTTTTCACCATACGGTGTTCCGAAAATCAGTTTTTGGTAAATAAGGTATCGAATACggatactaaaattataaatacaataatatattatctattttaacaaatacggtcgcgtatgttATTTAATTTCGGATTTTAGCCACCGCACTTTATgttgcatatgcatatatattcTCCCGCGCGGCGCCAAGATCGTTGTTAACTTATTATGGTGAGGGTTGCCCAAATAAGGGCGTGCAGATTCTCGTCGAGCACTTCATCGAGATGCTGCCGCCTGCCGGAACGCAAGGAATGCGAATGTGCAACACAATGCATGAACTGACAAAACCCTGCAATATGCTAGTTCAGTTCATGCATGGACTGGCGGATGTGACAGGGGACGATGTCTTACAAGCCAAGTCAGTTTCTTTCCGAGCCTCCACGGGAGTGCGCTTTTCGGAGCACACATCTCACGCCGTCGTCGTCATGATCATGTTCTCAGTAACTGCAGATCTCTCTCCTGTGAAATTGGAGTAGCTGACACTCCCTGTCCTCTGCTCTCCTCTACTCTCTCGTATTCACGGCTGTCTTCGATGCGAGCGTACGTCCTGTAATAACCGATCGCGACGACGACGGGCGGCACGCCGTCGTCGTCATGATCACGTTATCAGTAACTGCAAATCTCTCTCCTGTGAAATTGAGTTGCTGACACTCCCTGTCCTCGGCTCTCCTCTACTCTCTCCGTCTCTCGTACTCACGGCTGCCTTTGATGCGAGCGTACGTCCTGTAATAACCGATCGCGACGACGACGGGCGGGAGAGCTAGCGGATATGCATGCCCGAGAAGCGTGATACGAACGCACGATTCCCTCTGCATTCTGGGACCGTTCCCCTGAACTTTTCCTCTCCCTCCAGCTGGTTTTTCGTACAGCAGAGCCCGGGAGCGTATCATTTGATGAGCATAAAATTGGAAGAGGGAGCTCAACTGGCGTACGTTGCCGAGTGTGGACGGTGGTCCAATGTATGGGTAGGGTCGCTAGcgtgcctgcctgcctgcctgccgccGTTCCAGTGTTTAGAGTGAGACAGCGAAAGCGTGACAAGGTACGGCAATGCGCCCCCTTCGCGGCTTGCCTGTTCGTGGCCGAGGCCACCAACCATGTGACCGAGCAAAAGAGCAGGAGGCCGCAGCAGCTACTCCGTGCCCTCCCTGCTCCATCAAACGAATTAATGGGCACATCACGTTCgctcatgagagagagagagagagagagagagagatgcgcGCGGCTGCGAGCAATGCGTGCACGCATAGCTCAGGACCATTGTACTTCTGGCTCAGCCTACAGACCGTAGTCTACACTCTACAGTACATAGCAGTACACTTCATTCAAATTACTTCTACTTACACTAGATAGATGCTCGTCAGAATTGAGATAGCCTGCCCGTTTATTTGCGTAATCATACTATTATTATCAGCTGGCCGAGCTCACACATGCGACTTGTGTGAGCAACTTGACAAAGCAAACCATGTATGTATGGAACTTGCCCAGCACCTACGCCCGCCGGACGAAAGTAAGAACAGCGGTTGGTGTCTTGGTGATAGGTTGCTAGGTGTTAGCTCCAAGCCTCTACTAGCCCAAACAGTGCTCACCTTCGATGTCACCGTTATGGTCCAACTGCAAAGCGAGAGTTTCCAGTCCCCGCTGTGATTTCTCGACCAGGAAGCAGGAATCGGACAGCAACTATAGCGTGCACGACGCACGGTTTAGGCATTGGCTACGAATACCGCATATCCCACTCGCTAAAGTCAGTCATTCAGATCACCTACGAAAAACATCAATATTACCAGAAATTTGTTGAACTCAACCTCGCGGGAACGGAAAAATGCTCTTGCGTAAAACGAGTTTAGACGGATTTTAAATACTATCACATATGATTATTAGTATTGtctctataaaaatatttataatattaattatatgaGTTATTACATACATGGCATAATAGGCTCTAAGAAGTGCGAGGAGTATAAACTCATCGCTGCTTTATATTCAGTTAGGGAGGAGAGACTAGCGGTTACGTGTGGAAAGAAAAAAGCTAGGAGAGACGAATGAATTGTGTGTGAAAAACTAAAGAGAGAATAGACTAgtgatcaaatttaaaatattaccTTAGTCTTTAACTACACAccgatttaaaaaaaaattcatttgtATCTATCGTACAGATAAAAACGGATCTTGTAAGAAATCGTTTATAACAATATCACATATGAGTTTTTTTACATTGTCTATGTTTGTacgataaaaataaataaatttataaaaattgtCTGCGAGttcagtacaccaaacaataatcttattattattatctcATTACTATTACTGACGTATCTTTCTTAGGAGAGTTAAACCTATTTTATAGGTGACACGTAACCGCGTCAGTATGGGAAGAGAAATAGGCGACACGACGGCCGGGCGACTGGACGGTGACGAACGATCGGGGATCCTGATTGACAGTTGGCTCTGACGTGGCCCAAAAGCCCAAGACCCGGGTCACCATCACTGCCCGTCCAATCAGGATCCGACGGCCACCGCGGAGTAGCCGCGTCACCCCCACTCCACACCCAACCCTGCTTTATCCCGGCCCTGCCGCCCCCACCACCACGTCCCGTGCTGCCTGCCCCTACGCCGTGGCCACCCGGCGTGACCCGGGCCCGCGCGTCATCCGGTCTCCCCCACGGACGCGCCCAACCGCGCGTGCACCAACCGTTTCGCCCGCGTGATCCGCCTCGGGCTGCGCGCCCCTCCTGCTTCCCCAGAACCCCAGATACGGCAGGCAGGGCCACGGAGGAGGCGTCAGAAATGCTAATGACCGTGCGCTAATCCCCCAATGTTAGGAATAATTCCAGTATAAACACCCGGATTACAGGAGCTAATGACAGTCCAGCCATATTCCAACCACCGCCTGACCCAAAGAGTACTTGCTCAGCGCAGCCAGACGAATGACGGAAGGACCCAGAACGGGGGGTGGGCCCTACGAGATTGCCACGTGGACGCCATTGGTGGGGCGAGGCTCCAACTATCTGCCTTCAAATGTGGAGGGCGACTCCTACAAAACCGTGTGCCGTTTCCCTGTAAACACTGGCTGCCAAACATCGCTCCGTATGATGTCAGCCGTACACGAATACAATACTGGCGCGCCGTATTCGTACAAAATCGATTCGTACAGGGCTAGCGCAGGCAATGGTAAGGCGGGCCCACCGGCAGGGAGAGGAGGGACGGAACAGGAAGCGAGCAGGAGTGCCAAGTAGGCTCTGTTCATACCAGCAGTAGAAGGAGCGGTGCATGCAGGTGGTGTAGCAGGAGCTGCTGCGGAGGCAGAGGCAAAAGAGTGAAGAGGGAGGAGCAAAACAAAACGAAGCAGGAGTGTGACAAGGCATTGCTGGGGTGGCTTTCAACACTATGCAATGAAAAAGGAAGCTGCTTGCCTGcttgctcctcctctacctTGCCACACTCCactgtgcttttggttttggTGGTCGCGTTCAATGCGTATGCCTTGCAGATTCGGTTAAGCATGGATGGACTCTGCATTCCGCTGGGCAGACGGAGAATGCAACAGCAAGCTATGGTTAAGCTATCTCTTTCCCCATCGTTTCCTTGTGCTGCTAGATTTGGATCAACAGAttaatctatctatatatatatccatagtCCAGAGCTTGAAACGGAAAACGAAATAAACAGCAACAGAGCATTCTAATCACAAATCAATGAAATGAAAAGGTAGAAGCAAGCTAACATAATAAACTACAAAAGATTGTTCTTTTTCGTATTatatgtttttccttttttttcttttacctttTGGTTCCTTGGATTTATCTCCCTGATGCTTACCTCGAATCACCTCCGGCATTGGAATTAACCAAAATGATGCACTAATCTGCCTGCTCGGCTGCTTCAAGAACCTGGATTGAAGTGGGGATCTGACACGGCAGAGAGCTCCACTTCCTCGAACGGCGGCGCGACGTTCAGATCGATCATGCCAGGGTTCTTGATCGGGGACGGAGGagcggcggaggtggaggcggtggcggcatgcgcggctgcggctgcggcgccGCAGACGTGGGACCTCTTGTGGCCGCCCAGAGCTTGCCCCGAGGAGAACACGCGGTAGCAGTAGGGGCACTCGCGCGGCTGCTGCTTCGCGTCCATGTACTCGTCCCCGTCATGCATCGGCAATGGCGACGGCGGCAGGGGCTGCGGGGGAGGAGGAGCCACGGGAGGCGCGCAGCACCCGCCCCTACCGCCGCGCACGTTGCTGGCGCGGTGGCCGCCGAGCGCCTGGTAGGAGCGGAACACCTTCTTGCACGCGCTGCACTGGAACTGCGTCCGCttctccgccggcgccggcgcgggaggAGCAGGGAGCGCGTAACCGTCGTCGCTCCAGTCGTAGTAGTCACCCTCGGTGCGCGCGGCCGACGGCCAGGAGTCCCGGGAGAGCATCATGAGGGACAGCGCCACGTCCTCCTCCGGGGTGGCGGCGTCCGACAGCGAGCTCACCGGCTCGGCCTCGCCCCAGGCGGCAGCGGCGCTCGCGCGCTTGGCGCGCGGCGGGGTGGACTCGGCCTCGCTCTCGCGATCCGAAAAGCCGGCATCCGCGACGCGCAGGCTGCGCTTGGGGTTCTCCCGGAGCGCGTAGATGGAAGCAGGCTTTTTGAACCTGACGTCCTCGTCAGCGGCGGTGAAGGAGGTTGACGCGGAGGACGCCGAGGAGATCTGTTGCTTCGTGGccgccgctgcggcggcggcggcggcagcgacggAGTGGGAGCGCATGTGCCCGGCGAGGGCGCGGGGGCTCGCGAAGCGGCGGGAGCAGCGCTTGCATGTGTTCTTCGGCATGGCGAGAGAGCTCGGGAAGCTCGGGGAGAGCTCTCGGCAGGAGCAAAAATGGTGAGGAGAGAGCAAGAGCGAACGAGAGAGCTGCGGGGGGAGTTAGAATATAGCGGAACAGCAAACTTCTCTctcctatttatttttttcttttagatttttttcctttcttcagattcatttttccttttcatgTTTGACACCTTCAATCGCGCTGAGGGCTTTGTTGACGCTTGGTTCATGCAAATCGAATCTGAGATATTTTGCAGCCTTTTGACTGCTTAAATTGCTTCCTGTTTTCTAGGATGTATCTACTCCTGTTGATATGGAattatcacaattcacaacTAATGTCCTATATTTGCACCAAAGATGCCAGGCCATATATGTTTGATCCTCTATCAAATAATCATCAATGCTAATTGTGGTTTTGCTTGCGCTGGTTGATTCCATATTAAATGTATGCCaaatagtgattttttctatttttaattaaCCGTTTGGATGCATAGTCAAATTAAGTAGACATTTATTCCTTGTGTTTTTCTATTATGTTATTGACTTCtcaaagtagtgaagatatgATTTGGACCCTTGCTTTTTGTAACATTATGTTagaattaattattaaaattttgttattctaaaaatatattcgGATAAAAATCCACCAATATGAGGTTTTATATCACTAATATCAATAGTCGTACGGATGTTAGCTTTGAATCTATatttcaataaaataaaatgtatGAGTTGGGGTAAATCTGATCCATCTCTAACGTCTACCCGAATTGATCAAACGGCTACTATATAAAGTTGGACCCCGTTCatatttccaaaaatacattaaaTATCCTACTGTTTGTCTTCCAAAtgttctaaaaatatatttaatctacTATTATTTGCCTTCTATACCGAGATGtccaatatttatctttcatatgtTTACCATCGGGTTTTTCTAGAGGGTGCATTATCTCTCGCACTTTGCCAATCAGATTTGTCTTCCACACTTCGCCTACAACACTGATTTTCTAGAGAGGGTACATCACCGCCCACATGTCGCCTCCACCGCCGTCTACTATGAAGGTCAC
This genomic interval carries:
- the LOC133921613 gene encoding peroxisome biogenesis protein 19-1-like, giving the protein MASSNSDSAAAGADDLDQLLDSALDDFTSLDLSASAAPNSGGEASGSASASGSGAKGPVKGLGLGLPDPKAPRRRAAKQTPPPPRGAYASEALEKLTRETREAVRGLETATGGVAGLDDDAMMEEFVKQFEEFAGAQDMDSIVETMMQQLLSKEILHEPMKDIVEKYPKWLEDNKDKISKEECKRYNNQLELMVKLIEVYENDPENMTKIFDIMQNMQECGQPPSDLVQDIIPDLDLSKLGQLSPEMLESAPNCCVM
- the LOC133920438 gene encoding zinc finger protein ZAT1-like, translated to MPKNTCKRCSRRFASPRALAGHMRSHSVAAAAAAAAAATKQQISSASSASTSFTAADEDVRFKKPASIYALRENPKRSLRVADAGFSDRESEAESTPPRAKRASAAAAWGEAEPVSSLSDAATPEEDVALSLMMLSRDSWPSAARTEGDYYDWSDDGYALPAPPAPAPAEKRTQFQCSACKKVFRSYQALGGHRASNVRGGRGGCCAPPVAPPPPQPLPPSPLPMHDGDEYMDAKQQPRECPYCYRVFSSGQALGGHKRSHVCGAAAAAAHAATASTSAAPPSPIKNPGMIDLNVAPPFEEVELSAVSDPHFNPGS